A genomic segment from Aegilops tauschii subsp. strangulata cultivar AL8/78 chromosome 1, Aet v6.0, whole genome shotgun sequence encodes:
- the LOC109780358 gene encoding uncharacterized protein isoform X1 yields the protein MRGTLLPPSSFDLDLGMSLPSYSDSAKVAYVLQAALMSAIYEENKDEDGFLYMTYSGENTFGLLYMALAATAIALNASCVVLATGFGALISKVAEHWYELYKMDKQGGNLWFIYWWEDKVSAWAQVLPPRPALQGGRMELRRHHQDVRGGGEGDGVPGQAFQPANLGLRKEDKEQLLSGLVVETSGQGEGFQMLKEHDNRNFCDVLSSILFSFL from the exons ATGAGAGGAACCCTTCTTCCTCCGTCTTCCTTCGACCTCGACCTCGGCATGTCGCTCCCCAGCTACTCCGACTCCGCCAAGGTCGCCTACGTCCTCCAGG CTGCCCTGATGTCTGCCATTTACGAGGAGAACAAGGACGAGGACGGCTTCCTCTACATGACCTACAGCGGCGAGAACACCTTCGGATTGCTCTATATGGCGCTGGCTGCCACGGCAATCGCTCTGAATGCCTCCT GTGTCGTGCTGGCGACCGGGTTCGGAGCGCTCATATCGAAGGTGGCCGAGCACTGGTACGAGCTCTACAAGATGGACAAGCAGGGGGGCAACCTCTGGTTCATCTACTGGTGGGAGGACAAGGTCTCAG CCTGGGCACAGGTACTGCCTCCTCGGCCAGCTCTCCAAGGAGGTCGGATGGAACTACGCCGACACCATCAGG ATGTTCGGGGTGGCGGAGAAGGAGATGGAGTACCGGGTCAAGCTTTTCAACCG GCGAATTTGGGGCTGAGGAAAGAAGACAAGGAGCAACTTCTCTCTGGTCTGGTGGTTGAAACTTCAGGACAAG GTGAAGGTTTTCAAATGTTGAAGGAGCATGACAATAGGAACTTCTGTGATGTCTTGTCatctattttattttcttttctgtag
- the LOC109780358 gene encoding uncharacterized protein isoform X2: MRGTLLPPSSFDLDLGMSLPSYSDSAKVAYVLQAALMSAIYEENKDEDGFLYMTYSGENTFGLLYMALAATAIALNASCVVLATGFGALISKVAEHWYELYKMDKQGGNLWFIYWWEDKVSGCSLGTGTASSASSPRRSDGTTPTPSGCSGWRRRRWSTGSSFSTGEFGAEERRQGATSLWSGG, encoded by the exons ATGAGAGGAACCCTTCTTCCTCCGTCTTCCTTCGACCTCGACCTCGGCATGTCGCTCCCCAGCTACTCCGACTCCGCCAAGGTCGCCTACGTCCTCCAGG CTGCCCTGATGTCTGCCATTTACGAGGAGAACAAGGACGAGGACGGCTTCCTCTACATGACCTACAGCGGCGAGAACACCTTCGGATTGCTCTATATGGCGCTGGCTGCCACGGCAATCGCTCTGAATGCCTCCT GTGTCGTGCTGGCGACCGGGTTCGGAGCGCTCATATCGAAGGTGGCCGAGCACTGGTACGAGCTCTACAAGATGGACAAGCAGGGGGGCAACCTCTGGTTCATCTACTGGTGGGAGGACAAGGTCTCAG GCTGCAGCCTGGGCACAGGTACTGCCTCCTCGGCCAGCTCTCCAAGGAGGTCGGATGGAACTACGCCGACACCATCAGG ATGTTCGGGGTGGCGGAGAAGGAGATGGAGTACCGGGTCAAGCTTTTCAACCG GCGAATTTGGGGCTGAGGAAAGAAGACAAGGAGCAACTTCTCTCTGGTCTGGTGGTTGA